The nucleotide sequence TTGTTTATGACACAGGATGGCAGAGAAGTTGTGAGAACGAAAGCATTTGTTCCTCCTCCACGTTTACTAAATATTGAGGAAGCCAGGTAATACTGTAAAATTTTCTTGCAATGTTATCTCCAGTCAATGTATTGTTAGATTAACTTCTTACACTGTCCCTTTTAAACTCTTTTCAGGGAACTGCATATTCTTGGAGAGCGTAAACAAGATCGGATGACTGGTGATTATTATCAGACAATTAATGGCATGATGTTTAAAGATGGTTTCCTGTATAAAGCAGTATCAATCAAATCAATTAGTACTCAGAACATACATCCAACTTTTGACGAACTTGAAAAATTTCGGAAGCCCAGCGAGAATGGTGATGGAGATATTGCTAGTCTGTCAACTTTATTTTCAAACAGAAAGAAGGGACACTTTCTGAAGGGTGATGCAGTTATTGTTGTCAAGGGAGAtctaaaaaatttgaaaggatgggttgagaaagttgaggaggAGACTGTTCATATTAGACCCGAAATGAAGGAACTCCCAGTAAGTACTTTTTGTGGTGTTTTTTGATGTGATATTTACATTAGTTTTCAATAGTCCTACTTATCTATTGATTTAGTGTTGTGGCGACTTGTTCTTACTGGGGATTTGATTTACCAGAGAACACTTGCCATAAATGGAAAAGAGCTTTGCAAATACTTTGAGCCTGGGAATCATGTGAAAGTTGTATCTGGCACTCAGGAAGGTGCAACTGGTATGGTTGTTAAGGTTGAGCAGCATGTTCTCATTATCTTATCTGATGTAACGAAAGAACATGTGAGTATTGTTTTCCTCTTGGTTTTCTAGGAGCAAAGTCATGGACTTCAGTAATAGTTTTCTTGTAAAATAGTAATGAggaatttaaatgatttttcttgtttGAAGATCCGTGTGTTTGCTGATGATGTTGTGGAGAGCTCTGAGGTGACATCTGGTATTACCAGAATTGGGGCGTATGAGCTTCATGATCTCGTGCTACTAGAGTGAGTTGCTATTCCATGGTGACCAGTCATCTGTACTTTATCATGCTTaatttttaactttaatttgCCTTTGTTGTGATGCAGTAACAATAGCTTTGGTGTAATCATACGCGTAGAAAGTGAAGCATTTCAGGTATGCACTCTTTGTATATTTTTGACAAACATTTCAGGTATTTAATCTCAATATATAATTTATCTCATGCTCTCTCTTTGTGTGTTTCATTATTATTACCTGTTTCCAGGTTCTTAAGGGAGTTCCTGATAGACCCGAGGTTGCCCTTGTCAAGTTAAGAGAGGTCAAATGCAAGATTGAGAAAAGTTTTCCTGTGGAAGTTAAGTATAAACACAAAGTATCTGTGATGGATGTTGTGAGGGTCATTGATGGCCCTTGTGAGGTGAGATGGTCTATATTACATGTTTGGTTTACctcatttttatattttgttaatcTCGGTCTATATAATCACTGCTTTTGGCATGATAGGGGAAACAGGGTCCTGTGCAACACATATACAGGGGAGTCTTGTTCATTTTTGATCGCCATCACCTGGAGCATGCAGGCTTTATCTGTGTTAAGTCTCATAATTGTGCTCTTGTGGGAGGTTCACGTGCTAGTGGCGATAGAAATGTAAACCCTGTGTTCTATTTTTTTGTAGATGAGAACTCTTTATTCTTTTTAGTTAGTTCTGATTCTTGATACTTTCCACTCCAATGTCTAACCTACAGGGTAACTCAAATTCAAGATATGATCACCTCAGAACTCCTCCTCGTGTTCCTCAGTCCCCGAATAGGTTTTCTAGAGGAGGCCCTCCATCTAACTGTATGTTCCAGATGTTTAGTGCTCGCTGCTCTCTAACTTTTCATATAATGCCCAAGCCCGCTTTCTCCTTCTTATGACATTGTCTATATATCTCGAGCtatattttattgaaaatttttGGACTTCCATGGTCCAGATGGAGGAAGGAATAGAGGTGGACGAGGGCATGATGGCTTGGTTGGGACTACAGTAAAGATTCGCCAGGGTGCCTATAAGGGCTATCGTGGACGTGTTGTTGAGGTTAAGGGACCAAATGTACGGGTTGAGTTGGAGTCCCAAATGAAGGTTGTTACAGGCAAGTCTGTAGGATTTCTGGTCTCCTTGGTTATTTATGTTCTTTCTGGGCCATAACACTTCTGTTATGCTTGCAGTTGATCGAAATTGTATTTCTGATAATGTGACTGTTACCACACCATATCGGTAATTATACATTTCACTTTAATTCTGTTTCTCTGTGTTTagcttatgtttttttttcttttttccaacTCTAATATAGCTGTGTTCCAGTGATACATCTCGCTATGGTATGGGAAGTGAGACTCCTATGCATCCTTCCCGAACTCCTCTCCACCCATATATGACTCCTATGAGGGATGCTGGAGGTTTGTTATCTTAATTCCTGTGGTTGACattcttttttataattaaaatggaATCTCTTGTTGGAGGTCTGGTATTTACTTCATTTTTGGGACCAAATCTTATTTGGCAGTGACATTATTGGACTgatatatttatttatcttaTGTACTCCTTGCAGCAACACCTATACATGATGGCATGAGGACTCCTATGCGTGACCGAGCATGGAATCCGTATGCACCTATGAGTCCAGCTAGGTTTGTGCCCGAAtaactttttctttatttattttgaaatttagTTGAAGAAATAAATTCTGCCAAATATAGTTCATTATAGTGGGTTAAAGATAGAGTTAATATCAGTGAAATGGAAATCCTCACTTGTATTGAGAAtgtactgttttttattttattttgttgtatACGCGAGTATGATCATTTCAGATAATCATTGTATCATCACCAATATTTGTAGTGACATGTTTCATTATTGTATTATGAATGCAAGAGAACAACTTAGGTATCTcattgaaaaggaaaaacaaattagATCTGTAGCAAAGGTTTGAAAAATGTAGATAGGAAAAGTTGGACCTTTAAAAAGTGGAAGAAGTTCTAGATTGTGCTCTTAGAGGAGAATGCTGGTGTGGGATAATTAAGTGACATTTGAGAATCCAAACCAAGCCCTAGTGTATCGGATTTTGTTTCAGTCTGATATTTTCATTAGAAAATTTTCAGGAACATTTTTATTAATCATCTAAGTTCTATGTAGACTTCAATATAAAGACAAACTAGAGTGCAGCTAAAACTGATGAAATTGCAGGGACTTTAACCAAACAAATTCATCGGTTCTATTTTACCCTTTTTCATGTCATGGTAATCTGTTACACATGTACATTATCTTGATGCAAGCATGATGTACATTTTCAAAATGTCGTATCTGTGTTACAGATGCATTATCATTATGCAATATAATGCACATTTTTGTATCAGGATAAGGTTTTTAGCATGCATACATTGTTTCAGTTATCTTATGTATTGGTATCATAATAGGTCTTGActggaaaaaaaatatacttcTGTATGAAAGTGGGGAGTAGGATTTTGGGCTTAAACAGGTTGCTTGAGTTTCGGAACCAGTAGCAATAAGATTTTCTGGCTGTCCTGGATAAACTTGAGAGCTAATGTTTTCTGAAAGTAAATGGGGATTTATAGTGGTTTAAACAGGAAGAGATGCCTCAAAAAAATAGGGTAAGAAAAGGGCCTCATTGGGGTTGCAAATAGACAACACTAGTAAGTAGGAAAACAGAGGAGAATAAAGAAACAGCATGCACTCAAATTTAACCCTTAAGGGAGAAACAGAGAAACCTTAATCATGTTGATTGCTCACCCACTGGATTTCATTAATTAAACTCTATTATCTAGTGCTCATAAGAATCAGATTTGGACTAGGGCTCTAAGATGGATATGTTTCTAACCAACCACTTCTCATTGAATAATCGTTATATCTTCAACTactgaagatttttttttttatttagtcaAGCAAGTGCCTTGTGGCCAAGTGTGCTTTCATTGCTGCTGATGTTTCTTTGATATTTGATGGTGAGAAAATCAGGGATAACTGGGAGGAAGGAAACCCTGCTTCTTGGGGTGCTAGCCCACAGTATCAGGTCAGTATGAATGCATATGTGTTCTCAGTTTGGGTAGGTAGGGGTTTATTCCTTTTCTGCTTAAGTAGCTGGAATTTGTTGGATTTCAGCCAGGAAGTCCTCCTTCGCGAGCGTATGAAGCACCAACTCCCGGTTCTGGTTGGGCTAACACTCCTGGTGGAAATTACAGTGAAGCTGGCACACCGAGGGACAGTAGTTCTGGTTATGGTACGtttagtttttgtttctttgaaacaaattttgttaagACAAGTTTTTCGTTTTTATATCCCTTTAGtttctcttatttttattatttaatagttTATTTTATGTCCCTCTTGCAGCAAATGCTCCTAGCCCTTACTTGCCATCGACTCCGGGTGGCCAGCCTATGACACCAAATTCGGCATTGTATCTTCCTGGAACTCCTGGAGGGCAGCCAATGACACCAGGCACTGGTGGTCTGGATATGTTGTCTCCTGTTATAGGTTCGCGTCTcagtttttctattttaattcGATCACAGTGCTGAATTAAACTCTTGTTTCCCCTCTTGTGAACTGGTTGCTAATCCACCCACTTTTAAGGGCCTGGCTTAGGTCTAAGCCTAGGTGGTAGTGGTATGTATCCTTAAACAAATAACGACATCAGGAATTGTCGTTGGTGCTGGAGGGTTTGGCATCCTAGAGCTCTTTAGGGAGGCTGACCTAGGAGTTGGAAATTTTCATCGAATAATCTTTTGGAAGATTCTATTTAAAGTTTTAAACTACGAAATAGTTGCTTGGCCCTCATTtgtttgctcaaatgacacTTTGGTCAACTGTCTTTTTTGTCTTAGTTCACAatcaaaataaaagaagataaaaaatgtCACCAAGGACAAATGACTGGGCTTGGCCATTCAGCCATGGTGCTATGAAAGTGTTTGTTACAGAGGCCAATGCCTAGCGCTTGCTTCATTGGACAAGATTGTTGGTGGCTAGGGTGAGGATGAGAGGAGGAGTGGATAAGTTTGTCTTTTTtcatatttgtattttgattgTAAGGGTGTAAAGTTGGATTTAAGGATCGAAAGAAGAAAACTTATGTGCTTAAACGAAACCACCCAAATCTGTAGAAGGAATATTATTATCATGGTGATGTAGTACAATGGAGGAgcaaaagtaaaaaagaaataaaatcttTAGAGAAAGAAAAGCTAAAAACAAAATGTTATCAAACGTTCCCTAAATTTTGATGGCCTGTGATTTTTTTAGTGCCTAAAAGTGTCAGTCAGAATGAGGAAGTGGCCTATTTATTTTGAGCTTGTACAAATGTggggaaaaaaatatatattcctATGTCCTCGCTTGGTTTGTGAAATGGGTTGTTTGGAAATGTAATTCATATGACCAATCTTGGGGTACGGAAATGAAAGACTCCCATGTTTGTGATTGTATTTATCACACACACGTTTATATGTAAGTTCTTGGCTTTGCTAGAGTTCTATACCCCTCTTTTGAGTTCTAATCTTACATCTTCTAGCAGGTGGGGACAGTGAAGGACCGTGGTTCCTCCCAGACATATTGGTCAATGTCCGCAATTCTGGAGAGGAAACTACTGGAGTTGTGAGAGAAGTGCTTCCGGTATGTCATTAAACTATGCtccaaatgtttgaatttttatgaTGTTTACCAAGTATAATGATATTTGGACGTGCAAAGGAAATGTACATTACGGGTTTTGGTGATTTCTACATACTATTATCTAAGTGGTTTTACGTTCACTTCTAAATCTTGCTGAGATATAAAGAGTAGTCTATGAAACTGTTATGGTTTGTAGTTTCGGATGTCCCTTCATATGTTATCTATCAACTGCCTGGGTTTTGATGGAGGGTAAAGGAACTATGAGAATTATGAATGATGGTGCTGGGGCAATGTGCTGCTATATCTTTCATATTGTAGTTGATGTTTCTGATGCTAGGATGATCTTGTTCCCGATGTTTATCATCGGAATAGTTACTAATAGAAATACTGTTCAAGTACCTGTGTAATTATAGGAGATACTGAGTACAATGTTTTGTGGTTCAGGATGGCTCGTGTAGGGTAGCTATTGGGTCGGGTGGCAATGGGGAAACTATAGTGGCACTTCCTAATGAAATGGAGGCAGTGGTACCGAAGAAAAGTGATAAGATAAAGATCATGGGCGGGTCACTACGAGGAGCGACCGGTAAGCTGATTGGTGTTGATGGCACAGACGGAATTGTGAAGGTAGATGACACTCTTGATGTTAAGATATTAGACTTGGCTATTTTGTCGAAACTTTCTCAATCGTAATTTGGAGCGAAGGAATAAAATTTCAACTTGTAAATTATCATTGAGTTTTGTAATATTTTTCGTTTTGGGAAGCAAAGGTTCTTGAgtgcgctctctctctctctctctctctctctctctctctctctctctgtgatcGTCTGTTATGTTTATGATGGTTGATTCTATTTGTGGTGGGTGTAGATGGTAAACTCAGATAACAGAAgctagacattatgcatacggTATGAAAACAAAGTATTTACATGTACGTTACAAGCAGATCGAACTTGAGAAAACAAAGAAACCCGAAAGACGAAGTCGAAAATTTAGAATTTAACGAAGCAAAACATCAAAGGATGACGTTTTAGTTTCATTCCTCCATGTTGATTATGCAACGAAGACCTTCCCCTTTAAGCATGTACTCAAACGCCTTGTTTATTTCTGAGAATGGGACTCTGTGGGTGATGAATTTTTCTAGCTCCAGTTCCTGCAaccattaatttaattattcagTCCACTGTTCaattaaaatttggaaaaaaaatatcgAAATAGAGCATGAATCATCAAAGTTAGCTTTTACCTTGTTCATGTACTTCTCCACGACAGAGGGAATGTCCGTTCGAGGCTTGTAGTTTCCGAAGAAGGTGCCCTTGAGAGTCCTCTCGTTCAGAAAGTTCACCGGATGCGTCTTGAAGACGGCTTCTTTGTGCGGTACTCCCACAAGAACTGCAACACCCCAACCCTGAAATAGCAGTTTAATTATGCGTTTACTTTGTTAGTAACAAGATCACGCATCAAAATTTGAAGGAGGGAATTCAGAAAATGGAGGCAGATAAGAGGCAATTGTATTACATCATGGACGCACTCAAACGCAGATATCATGGCTTCAACATTTCCTGTGCATTCAATGCTTCTGTCCACTCCTCCATTCGTCAGCTCAGCTATCACCTCTTGAACGGGTTTTTTGTGCTCTTTTGGGTTCACAAATTCCGTCACGCCAAACTTTTTCGCTGCAAACAACCAAGTTTAAAATTC is from Malus sylvestris chromosome 5, drMalSylv7.2, whole genome shotgun sequence and encodes:
- the LOC126623828 gene encoding putative transcription elongation factor SPT5 homolog 1, giving the protein MARHRDEYDDEMDPDEEEEYEPDQAIDEDDEEEEEEERGGGRQRSGQKRRRSDFIDDVAEEDDDEEEEEDYEDDEPYGGGGASRKRKNKRPSGSQFLDIEAEVDTDEEEEDEEGEDDFIADNAPDVPEDEDGRRMRHRPLMPQEDEQEDFEEIAKSIQARYAKSSHTEYDEDTTDVDQQALLPSVRDPKLWMVKCAIGREREVAVCLMQKYIDKPELQIRSVIALDHLKNYVYVEADKEAHVREACKGLRNIFGQKIMLVPIREMTDVLSVESKAIDLSRDTWVRMKTGTYKGDLAQVADVDNVRQRVTVKLIPRIDLQALANKMDGREVVRTKAFVPPPRLLNIEEARELHILGERKQDRMTGDYYQTINGMMFKDGFLYKAVSIKSISTQNIHPTFDELEKFRKPSENGDGDIASLSTLFSNRKKGHFLKGDAVIVVKGDLKNLKGWVEKVEEETVHIRPEMKELPRTLAINGKELCKYFEPGNHVKVVSGTQEGATGMVVKVEQHVLIILSDVTKEHIRVFADDVVESSEVTSGITRIGAYELHDLVLLDNNSFGVIIRVESEAFQVLKGVPDRPEVALVKLREVKCKIEKSFPVEVKYKHKVSVMDVVRVIDGPCEGKQGPVQHIYRGVLFIFDRHHLEHAGFICVKSHNCALVGGSRASGDRNGNSNSRYDHLRTPPRVPQSPNRFSRGGPPSNYGGRNRGGRGHDGLVGTTVKIRQGAYKGYRGRVVEVKGPNVRVELESQMKVVTVDRNCISDNVTVTTPYRDTSRYGMGSETPMHPSRTPLHPYMTPMRDAGATPIHDGMRTPMRDRAWNPYAPMSPARDNWEEGNPASWGASPQYQPGSPPSRAYEAPTPGSGWANTPGGNYSEAGTPRDSSSGYANAPSPYLPSTPGGQPMTPNSALYLPGTPGGQPMTPGTGGLDMLSPVIGGDSEGPWFLPDILVNVRNSGEETTGVVREVLPDGSCRVAIGSGGNGETIVALPNEMEAVVPKKSDKIKIMGGSLRGATGKLIGVDGTDGIVKVDDTLDVKILDLAILSKLSQS